The nucleotide window TTGCCGGTGAAAACCGAGTCGTTGGCGGGCGATGGCGGCATTTTGCGCcgttaccttgatgaaggcatTGTTGTGTAACTGTTGTCGACCCACTCGTGTTGCTTCGAGGGAAAACCTAGGATCTGGTCTTCTAGATCGGACGATGGTGGTAGTACGGTGTCATTTCTCTCTTGGGAGCATCGTTTGTGGAGCAGCGCTTGAAGACAGAGGTAGAAGGTGGAGCGGCTTCCTCTTGCACGAAGCTTCGGTGGAGCTGTCAAAGTCTTGCCTGGCCGACAGGTGCTACGCTGAGTCATGCCTGGTTAGTAGGTGCTACGCACGACAAATCTTCCAGTCTTCGCGTCTGGACGGGCGAGCACAGGGTGGTGGCGCCGTTGGGCGCCATGGTGGCGTCAACGGATGTCCGGATTGACAAGGATGATGTGGATCTCTCTCATAAAGATGGATCAGTGGTTCGATAATGATGACGGTTCCTAAAACATGTGCATGTGGTGTGCGCTTTAGGTAGGTTGCATCGGATGTTGGTCCTAATACGTTATGTGGATGGATTGGTGACAACACCAATTTTAGATATGAGGAATGAGAACACTCCACATTATCGAGTATGTAGGTATGAGTGATGGCTTCGGGTGGATTGATGTATGTTCTTGTCAATCCTTTATAAAATAATTAATAAAAATGATTGCATGCATCGATTGATGCATAGGCCTAAGGTTAACCTCCTTCTCTTAAAAAAAATGTAAAGCAATTTATTGCTCAAGATTATATTTCAACCCGAATAATCAAGAAACTACTCCCTGCTTACAAAAATTGCAAAATGGAACTGATGTACttcctccgtttcaaaatagatgactcaactttgtactataTAAAATTGGATCATCTATTTTAGAACAGAGGAAGTACATATCATCTACAGTGCATTGCCAAAATTTTCAAACTTTATCGAGGCTTACCACCAGTTCTGGCAAATCTTTGTCGCGTGACAAGCATCATTTCTCAACCTCCTCTTAAGTTTCTGCGGCAAACAGTCTCAGGGTATAATTTATGTAAGGTTCTAAAACAGCCTAAACACCAAGCTCATGCACACACAAAAATGCTATATTCCCTACATCTCAACGACCAAATATACAACATCGACGACGATAATGGCAGACCAAAACAAAGATCAACTCAACACAAGAGACCATAGATAAGACTATGCACACTTCTGATCTGCAACTTCTGGCCAACGGTTTCCTGTTTCATCAATCCTCTCTACCTCTTTCGTTACGATATACTAcaatatacacacacacacacatgacATATGAACAACAGAGCGTGGCGATGACTTGGTATCAGACCTGGCACACCATGCCTACCTCGAGGGTCGAGGCATGAGGTATGTTAGCCGCGGTGACAGAACCTCGGCTGTTCCTCCTCAGGAACTCGTAGATGTAGTTTATGGCGATCTTCTTCACCAGGCCAGACCCGCTCTTCGCCCTCATGTGCGCGCGCCCCGTGATGAAGGACATGCCTGCCTCTCTGGCATCCGTCAGCTCCTGCAGCTCGCTGCGGACCTCGCCGTCGATCTTCGCGTCCTTCGGGAGCGCGAACCTCACCCTCTTCGCCTTCGGTCCTACCGCGTTCTGGTACGTCTCCTTGCCCGTGGACAGTATCGACGAGTCTGACCCGTTGATCTCACTGTCATCGTCCTCCTGAAATGGCAGGCCTTTGCTGATGGAGGACAGCCTCTCACAGGCATGGTCCGTGGCACCGTCCAGAGAGCCGTTTTGGTCGTCGGAGTCGCCGCAGCGGATGAACTCTGCAATGCTGCACACTAGGTCCTTCTCAAACTCTATGTCATCCTTCGGCACGTCGCGGTATCCGTATCGGACAACCACCCTGTATAGACGGTACTGTTTTGGGCCGACGCGGCCGACCCAAAATCGCTCCTCGGGTCGGATGTGCGGTATAGGCACTGATTTAATGCACAGAAAGACCAGAACCTGGTGAAAGATATAATTTACCATTTTAGAAGTTCACTAGATGCACGTAACAATGAACTAAGATTAATTATTTAGCAGAGTGTATTGGGGAAAGCATAAAGAATAGAGATTGGTGTGTATTCTGAAAACAAAAATGTAGAAGTTGATGAAGATACCTGGTGAAATGCAGGCAGATTGGTGACAAAGTGAGAGAAAATGGCTGGAATCCCAGACATAAGCTCTGTATGTATCAGACCAATCCCTCGGACGCGAACAATCCCCAATGAAGGGCCGAGATTCAAGAGCCAACTTATAGAGACCTTGTTTTCGACATCAAACTCGTACTTCTTTATGGCACCATAATGCCACACGCACATCATTATCATGAAAAATAAGGAGAGCATGATGGTTACCCAAGCCCCTTCCCGGAACTTCACAAGGGATGCTGAGAAGTAAAGAACTTCAATTGCACCAAAGAATAGAAGGAACACGAGAGAAAACACTATGCTCTTGTTCCAGCAAAGAACAATAACCAGTGACATCAAGCAAGTAGTGACCAGCATTACAGTTATGATCGCCAGACCTGTAACAAGAAACACACATAAGCTAGGCACCTGAAGTTGACCGTAAATTTATATACAAAAAATTAAGATAAACAGAAGAGCTTCCATCCTGTGACTGTTTACGGTAATGAGAAAATATGCCGTACTCTCCTGAACTGAAATTATATACATATCTAACTGTGCTCTTTACCTTGTGCATTTGTCAAGTGCTTTGTATCTCTGAAGCCTATAGTAACAGCCAGGCATAGTATCATCAAGATCCAATTGATCTCTGGTATGTATATCTGACCATGTACTGTAGATGATGTATGCACAATCTTCACCTTTGGGAAGCAACTTAAGGAACAACACTGTTTGATAATTGAGAATGTGCCAGTAATAACTGCTTGACTCCCAATAACGGCTGCGAGTATTGCAATCACCAGAACAGGCCATCTGATTTTTTCTAGAAAGAGATTATTGCATAAGTATAGATATTAAAAGGGGGTACTTGTTATACAGTTATACTCACTTCAGTGTTTACCAATGAGGGTGAAAATATAAACATAAATAGTACCTGGGACTGATACGTAGAATCCAATATGATTAATATTCTCAAAATTGTGATGTCTTGAAATGTAAGCAGCTTGTCCCATATATGCCAGTATCAGAGCTGGGTACACTAAAGATGTGAAAGCTATCTGTTGGAAGTAAAGCATAGGGGTAAGGGATTCTGCACTCGACACAAATAAGTACTTATGGTGAAGATCACCAGAGGAAGGATGGTGGTAGCGCATATTAATTCCTAAGGACTAGTTTTTTATTTATCATGCGGCTTTTGAAGCATTCCAAATTGAAACATCCTACAAAATGCTTTCTGATATAGGTATTACCAGAGCATCTGTGTTAACATAGAGAATTGGGGCTTAAATGATGGAAAACAATAGACATTTCGATATTCCTATTCATAAGTGTAGTTAAAAGTGAACATCATCAAATAGTTTACTCAATGAAATGAAGTAATCAATCATTATATTGAACTGGCTCTAAGTTTCATTGGCTCTTCCCCCTCAAGTACAATTGTACACAAAGCAGAGCTTAGTCAAGTGAGCAACTTCTCTCAGCACGGCTGCTACTAGCTTAATAAACACCGCAAAGTAGCACATGTTATTGCCTGTACAATGATTAGGCAGAGTACATGGGAGTACTTACTTCATAACCAAACGGAGCAATATCCGTTGTCATCGATTAACACAGCAACTAAATCAGCACATGTTACATAGTCTGAGAAAGTTAAACTCAAGCTGCCCCATCTAAATTCGCGTAATCAACTACCGCTATACTCATTGACCCCTTCAACAAAATGGAAGTTCAAATTCAGTTAATACTTTTTTTTTGCTTGAACAGTGTTATCCAATTCCCTAatttatctgtattttttaaagTTCAAGTCCTTACATAAGTATTTGGTTTTCATATATTGCAGAACTGTATCATATAAGAACTTTGATTATTCGTTTAACTATACCACACAGCGCCTCTTACTTCAACAATGTGGCCTTTGTACTCTTTGTAAAAATGGTAGACATTTAATGCATATGCTCCCAGCAAACAATTAAAAGTCACTAATTCTAAGGCAAAGGGATGGTAATTCATGCCATGTGGCAAAACAAATATCCGCACACTCATCTCGTACCTTGATTGAAGACTGAGAGAAATGTCCAAGGTCTGCATACATAGCTTCAGAACCTAATAGTTCGAACAGATATACATGTGGTCAACTTATCATCATCATCCATTTAAAGTGGCGGAGTCAAATGGCGCATAACGGCTATTTTCGGCCCTTACCCGTTACGCATAGAAGGATCCCACCCAGCGACATCCAGCCACCTCTCTGAGTCTTCTGGAGAAATTTGTACGCGTAGTATGGCGAAAGAGCTCGATACACATGGGGATTCCAGTGGAGGATGTTGTAGAGCCCTATGATGCTGATGCAGAGAAGCCACAAGCAAACGATGGGCGCGAAAAGGAAGCCGACCCGGTGTGTGCCGTAGTGTTGCAGGGTGAATAAACCCACCAATATAGCGCATGTCACCGGTAGCAATATATCTGAAAAAACCAACATGTCACAACTCATCACAAACCCTCAACACAATATTCAGAAGAAGAAGATAAACATCAAAACAGAAAACAGCAAGTAATTAAATAAATTTCTGGAAAATTTATTTAGTCTGAGTCCAAAAACATAGCAACCACAAATCGGTATTGAGCAATCCTAAACGAAAGCAGAGCAAGCAATTGGCTTACATTCGTGCTGCTCATTGTCCAGCTCCAGCTCCAGCCCTGAAACCGCCGAGAACACTGcaacagagaggaacaagaaggCGTCAGGCTCTGACATGGCATCAACCAATGCTACACCAAGGGCGTAACTGAATCTCGGAGGAAGgacgaggagggaggagggagcgACCAGAGACGGCAGGGGTGAGCACGCCGTCGCCGATGACCATGCAGGTCCCGAGCAGggcgagcagcagcagcagcctcTGCAGGACCCTGTGGCGCTCCAGCGCGGCGCGCACGGCCGAGAGGGGCGCGGGCGGCGACGCGCCCTCGCGCCGGGCGGCGAGCTCGTCGGCGTCGGGGAGGAGCCCCGCGCGGACGCGACGGCATATGAGGGAGTAGAGCGCGAAGGTGCCGCCCTCGCCGTGGTCGTCGGCGCGGAGCACGAAGAAGACGTACTTGAGGAGCGGGATCAGGGTCAACGTCCAGAAGACGAGGGAGAGCACGCCGTAGATCTCCTCGTTCCCCGCCGAATGCTCGATGTCCCCGCCGGCGAAGGCGCTCTTGAACACGTACAGCGGCGACGTCGCCACGTCGCCGTACACCACCCCGAGGCTCTGGTACGCCAGCAGCAGCTCCGCGCTCCACGGCTGCAAGCCGCCACCATGAAAGAAACCAAGAAACCGCCGTCACCGCGGTGCCCCCGACccaaaacaaacaaacaccgaATCTTCCAGACGGAATCCAAGAAAACGGCGGGGGGCTACCCCACTCACCTTCCtgcgcgccgccctcgccgcgccgccgccgccgctctccGCGTCCATTCCCGCCCTTCCTCTGCCTCTCCCGGTCGCTAGCTCACGCGCGCGTCACGCTGCCCAACTGCCAACCGCCAGGCGCGCAAGTTGCCACCTTCGCCGCGCCCATACGCTTGCGCGCCACCCCCGCAGCAACACGGACGTCGAATCGGGAGCGGGGAAGACAAGATttcggcagcagcagcggcaggcAAATCCCGTTTTGACAGGATTTCTCGGTGTGGACTTTGGAGAACAAAACAGCGGAAGCAAGCCACGCACGCTCCCTTCTTGTAGCTTCTCGCTCGCAAGAACAAGCGAGCAACTACCAACTCGTGTCCCGGCCCCTCACCACGCGGTAGAAAAGCAGCCCGAAACCTCCATTAAAAAACCCGAGGCGCATGGCGCACGCTAGGCGGCCGCTAGGACAGGAAAAGGGACGATTTGGAAGAAGCGAGAGCGGGCCAACCGGAGGGGACGACCGCCTGCGCAATTATACTCTTCTACCAACCCCTTCGATTCCTTCCGAGAATCAGGAGGGCGAGGCTTCTACTTATGGCCGCGGAGGTCAGCGAGCACTGACGGTTGGCCGGAATCGCGGGGGCGGGTGTCAGGTGCTGCGCAGCCGTATCGGGGGCGCGCAAGGTGATCTGCGGTCGCTCTTTTTAGGCTCTTGCATGCCACCGTATGAGTAGTGGGATGGATCGATCGATCTCCGGCTGTGGCTATCGGTCTCGCTTTTCCACGGTGGAACTCACCTGCCACTTCCTCGTCTGCTTCTTTTCGTGCGATCTGGCGATGCCTTGCTCAAGAGGAAAACGTCATTCTCTCCCGTCCATCAAAGTCATGGTGAGATGAATAGATGATGGGCGTAATAATCCATTAAAACCCCATTGAATGTGAATCAATGTGGTAACGCTGGAAAATGGTGTCCTGATTTGAAGATGGCCTCTCTGGCGTAATAACGTGATCAAGTTTCTGTCATTTCTCGGCGGATTATTTGGGCGTCCTTTTTATGAAAGTCAAAGCGGACATAAACCCGGGATCTGCTTAGTCTAATGGCGAACTGACAGCTCTTGGCGGAGATAAAGAACGGTCTCTTTCTGAGTTTGGTTCGCGGCAGGCGGTGAAAGATGATAACTTGGATGCTGATGCCCGTACTGCTCGTTGAAGCGGCAGGCAAGGAGCCACGGAACGCATGCTTGGTACGTGCGGAAAAGGACAATGAAAGGATGATGGAACAGGGGCACCAGTCTCATCCGTTCGCCTGGATCCGTATGTGGACGGTAGCCAAATGTCGGCTGTAAAAATTGCAGTCATGTACTCGTAAGGGCATCCCCTGACCCCGCAAATTTGCTCTCGGACGGATATTGATGCCAAAGACGGCCATCATCTCACGCTGACCACGCGAATTAACTTGTgattggatggttagagggactgtgATATCCTCGGTCCATCAGGGTTCAAGTCTCGGTGTTCGCATTTATTTTTGTATTTATTTCAGTATTTTCGGCACTGCGCAtttagtgggaggagacgttcttGTCGACGACGTAAATTTCAACATGATATGCCGACTCAGTTTTTCGGAGGTGCTTATAAGGGTAGGGTGTGCATGTGTgtgttcataggggtgagtgtatgcatGTGTATATGaacgcttgtgtctgtactgtgttaaaaaaaacTAGCGCTGACCACATACATTTCAAACACTGTTTTAACTAACCCAATGAAATTCATGTAAATATGGTAGATTTTTATATAAACCGGACGAGATTAATTATATTTCAAATATATTTCATACAAACCAAACAAATTCATTACATTTTGAACAATTTTTAACTAAATGCTATTCTAAATGATCGCCGACACCCGCTCCCTATGTCCGGCCATGAGCCCTGGGAACTGAAGCTCCGACTCTTGTCTTCGTCTTCTCCAATTTCGCCTGGGCACTCTCCAATTCTGCCTCCACAGCCTCCGCCACCGTAGCTTGAGCGGCTAATAGACCAATGATTTTTAGCTTACCAGCTCTTGCTTGTCTGATAATATGCTTAGTTGGACAACCTGAGCGTGCAATATGTTTGCAAGATGCTGGTAAATCTTAGGCTTATCCTGGGGACTATACCTTGTCAGGCTATTTGTGAGGAGGCTGTGGCCTGCGTGTTACGCTTGCCACCAGCATTGCATCTACTTTTAACGGATCTCGCTGTGTTTTCGATTGATCATTTTCCGCGGAGAGCTCGATAGTGTGCTCttttattcttggaagacctcttttgaatactacaggggacGTGTATTGATTGCACTCATAGGCTATGTGACACTTCATGTCTCTTGGCGGTAGAGTGAGCATACGTCGTGAAGACGTTTGGCGATTGCAAAGAGACTTACGACGCTTCTGGCGTTCAACTCTATTTGAAAAAATTCCAATGTCTGCGTCATCTATTGGATCTCTCTTGCCAGGTTCTCTGGTTTAATGTTCCACTCTCTCCTCAGCTCCCAGTATCACTATGTTAACCTGTCCTTAGCTTTTATCCGCTATTCGGGGATGTGCATAGTCCCCTCTCTGTTGAGGTACGGTTCGAAACGATCAGTGTGATTATATCGGGGTTTATCTCTCCGTTATCCAATGGGTTAGTTCGGAATGAGGTGCGGCGTATCCAAATCCTAATGACTTGATCAGCTCCCTTGGCTAGTCACGATGTTTCTGTTTGGTTGAGCTGATAATATGCGATAGCTCAGATAATAATATGACTGAGATCCAGTGGCTACCATCACTGCATTTGTTTACCTCCTCTTCTTTTTGAGTTTATTGTTTATGATTCAGGTATCATAATAAATAATTAGATAATTATGGAGTGTGTTATGTTTCTTGATGCTCGATTTATTGCCTTGATCATATCACAATTGCTTAAGTGCTCGAACATACCATGTGATGATGCAGACTCATACAAATCAGCTCTTCTCTGAAAGTGTGTAAAGTGAAGAATAATGTTTTCTGGTATTATTTGAGAATATTGTTAGCACTGAGAACAACGAGGGAGCGGGGGGTGGAGGGCCACCTGCCGGCTTTGCGAGCCGGGGTTGTTGTGGAGGCCGTCGCCTTTGCCGCGCCATAGGGGGCTCTGCCGCCTCACCGTACCTCTAGGTGCCAACAACGTGGTGGCTCTTTCCTTTCCACTATTACCATTTTCTCATCCCCACACTCCTTCTTTCCTTCCCTCCACCACGTGATAAATGTATTAAATCTGTCTCGCATCTCGAACCTTGgcaagtgcatcaagtttttatTCGGACTAGCAGCTATGTGCAGATACTCCTTGTTCAATAGCAAACGCTCTAGCATCTAGATAGGTGAGTTTGGGAGTATACTTGGTTTCCTCTTAGGTTGTTGTGACTCCCCATTACGTCCATACACTATGGTCAGTCTCTAGTGCGATATTTCATACTAGTGTGAGCAAAATCTTTGATGAGCTATAGTGCTGCGCAGCATCATTGTATGCTTTGCATGCAAGTTTATTGGTTCCACGTTAAGTCTGTGTAGATCCCGATTTGATATATATCTACAAGAACCTAGCCAACACCTCTTAGAATCGAGACGCTCTGTCAATCCTATGCTCCTCAATAATTATTGAGTTTAGGTCATAGGTGGGAAGTGTTTATTGATCTGAAGATGACAAAATTCTCGGGATACGTTTTATGCGTGAAATGTAGATTACGATTACGCACAAGTTGATCTTACACCTATCTGTCTGACGAGCAGAGTTATCCACTCTGCGAAATCGCAAAGACCCAGACCAACTGACTGTGCCAATGTGCGGTGTGATTAGAATGGTTGATGTAATAGCAGTAGGCATATGATGTGCAGTCTCTCTCGCGTGTGGTGCGGCAGACCCTGTGTGAAGGAATATGCCATGATAGCGGCTCCAATAATGAGTGATATGTATTTTATGTGgatatttccttatttcatgataatgTCGAGCTGTATGAATTATATGCAGTAGGAATTAGTGTTCAACGCTTGCGATACCTCTGGCTATAATCGTGAGTAACTTCTCTGTGGATAGGAGAAGTGCAGGCCCGTATCACAATCTCAAATACAAGTTCGTGGTACGCAAGGTATTAGTGAACTCTTTCACTTAGCTAGACCTCGTATACTTCTCCCATAGACTGTATCTCGTTGACACTCGAAATTTGATGTCTCATAGTTTATTATAAACTCTCTTAAAATGGATAGTGACGTTGTCATTTGATTGCTCTTAGAGAGGTTTTACCACTGCGTCTAGCTCACTCAATACATTCCACAAGTGAGggaaatgatgtgatggacaagaccatCGTTGCTTAGGCATATGGATCGTTTCAGTTTTTATTCTATTGCTTTCTCATGTCAAATACACTATTCCTGGTTCGACGTATGATAATTATGTGCATCTCTCGCCAGTCTGAATTTAGAGAAATTTTTGGAGGTTAATGGCTAGCTTGTCGTGCATAATCTAGAATGGAGCGATCTTTGAAGATTTGCaccaagctaccatagggagcttCACTTTCTGCTTACATTATTTTTTAGCTCGTCTCTATCATATAAGGTAGATGGATGCTTCATTGGTCAAGGTTGATCTTGTCATATGTCTGTAGATACCCTGACGCTATTGGTTAGTGTACGTAGGAATATAGATGCTAATGTAGTGTAGAGATATTTATACGATCTTATATCTCTCGGGAGTAAGTCCGTGATGTATGCACGGTAGTGTTGTGATCTTAGTCGCTTTAATGCACTAATTTCTCTTGGAGGAAGTAATACATATGATTACCATAAGTTGCAAGCAACGACTAAGTAGCCGTTCAGGTATCTTAATTTCTAAGTTGGTTGTGAATTCCATTTACGCGAACGAGAGTAATAAGGAAGTAATGAATTACCCCCTCTTCTTCACCCTAGCTTTAATGGCTTGGTTCGATTAATGACGACTATGTAGTAGTGAATGTGCAGATATCCGAATCGTACT belongs to Triticum urartu cultivar G1812 chromosome 7, Tu2.1, whole genome shotgun sequence and includes:
- the LOC125518517 gene encoding potassium transporter 24-like encodes the protein MDAESGGGGAARAARRKPWSAELLLAYQSLGVVYGDVATSPLYVFKSAFAGGDIEHSAGNEEIYGVLSLVFWTLTLIPLLKYVFFVLRADDHGEGGTFALYSLICRRVRAGLLPDADELAARREGASPPAPLSAVRAALERHRVLQRLLLLLALLGTCMVIGDGVLTPAVSVFSAVSGLELELDNEQHEYILLPVTCAILVGLFTLQHYGTHRVGFLFAPIVCLWLLCISIIGLYNILHWNPHVYRALSPYYAYKFLQKTQRGGWMSLGGILLCVTGSEAMYADLGHFSQSSIKIAFTSLVYPALILAYMGQAAYISRHHNFENINHIGFYVSVPEKIRWPVLVIAILAAVIGSQAVITGTFSIIKQCCSLSCFPKVKIVHTSSTVHGQIYIPEINWILMILCLAVTIGFRDTKHLTNAQGLAIITVMLVTTCLMSLVIVLCWNKSIVFSLVFLLFFGAIEVLYFSASLVKFREGAWVTIMLSLFFMIMMCVWHYGAIKKYEFDVENKVSISWLLNLGPSLGIVRVRGIGLIHTELMSGIPAIFSHFVTNLPAFHQVLVFLCIKSVPIPHIRPEERFWVGRVGPKQYRLYRVVVRYGYRDVPKDDIEFEKDLVCSIAEFIRCGDSDDQNGSLDGATDHACERLSSISKGLPFQEDDDSEINGSDSSILSTGKETYQNAVGPKAKRVRFALPKDAKIDGEVRSELQELTDAREAGMSFITGRAHMRAKSGSGLVKKIAINYIYEFLRRNSRGSVTAANIPHASTLEVGMVCQV